The Planctomycetota bacterium genomic sequence CGGGGGGCGGCGTGGTGACCAACGTGCCGATGCAAGCGATTTCGGTCGGGCCCGCCGAAACCTGGCTGGCCGAGAAAGTGTCAATCTGGCACTACGGCCATCACGACAATCCGTTCGGCATCCGGCTGACGGCGCTGATGATCTCGAAGCGCTTGCCCGACTCGGCGGTGCCGATGTCGCTGTTGGCCGATCACCCGAACGTGCAGTTCCATTACTTCCGCCCCGGCATCGGCTCGTGCGACACGGAGATGCATTGAGGGAAGTTGCTAGCGGCTAGTTGCTGGTTGCTAGTAAAAAGCAGCGGCCTTCTGCCTCCTTCTAGCAACTAGGAACCAGCAACTAGCAACCTTTCTCCCCCACCCATGCCTACCGCCTTCGCCATCTTTGCTCATCCTGACGACATCGAGTTCGTCGCCGCCGGCACGTTGTTGCGCTTGCGCGATGCCGGCTACGAAATCCATTACCTGAACGTGGCCGACGGTTGTTGCGGCTCGACGGTGTATGGCCGCAACGAGTTGGCGCGAATGCGAACCGACGAAGCCCGGGCCGCCTGCCAGGTGGCCGGCGCGGTCTTCCACACGCCGATCGCCCACGACATGGACGTGTTTTACGATCGCGAGACACTGGCCCGCTTGTCGGCCGTGGTCCGCGAGGTGGCGCCGGAGATCGTGCTAACGCATGGCCCGTCCGATTACATGGAAGATCACATGAACACCTGCCGGCTGGCCGTGACGGCGGCGTTCGCGCGGTGCATGCCGAACTTTCCCACCACGCCGCCGCGTCCGGCGGTCGAGCAGCCAGTGACCGTCTACCATGCCCAGCCGCACGGCAATTGCGACCCGCTGGGGCATCCGATCCGGCCCGGGTTGTTCGTCGACATCGGC encodes the following:
- a CDS encoding PIG-L family deacetylase; the protein is MPTAFAIFAHPDDIEFVAAGTLLRLRDAGYEIHYLNVADGCCGSTVYGRNELARMRTDEARAACQVAGAVFHTPIAHDMDVFYDRETLARLSAVVREVAPEIVLTHGPSDYMEDHMNTCRLAVTAAFARCMPNFPTTPPRPAVEQPVTVYHAQPHGNCDPLGHPIRPGLFVDIGEHMATKTKMLACHASQKLWLDQSQGLDSYLHSMQEVGCEVGRMSGKFEFAEGWRKHLHLGFCAADADPLSRALGQFCIPAAS